A stretch of Primulina tabacum isolate GXHZ01 chromosome 13, ASM2559414v2, whole genome shotgun sequence DNA encodes these proteins:
- the LOC142521816 gene encoding uncharacterized protein LOC142521816, with translation MAGRPPRNNRNPRYANVNNRNNNEEDPNADDNPPPRVGLSQVDLMAIATIVATTIQGLGNPNGNGNQQPQPPPAQNGIKYHYESLRKNRCPVFKGDADPESSQSWLKSMETQLRLLEIPEALKVEVIVPFLEDKASKWWETVSPTLTAARAITWQQFRDVFLKQYFSAEVRLQKLSEFENFSQTLDMSVVDYTSQFNDLGTYAPTIMADEVLKMHIYKKGLISRIQSSLAVYQPTSFADLMGAAIRAETDIKRRENENKNKRPLTGQSSQGKPPFKRPNQSSGPFKGASSHPTYQEPKMCPKCNNRHSGECHRQTGACFNCGKLGHRIANCPEPLKRSTKPNADANLNKPRENKPNARVFAITQEEADDANDVVAGTIFVNEMPAYVFFDSGATHSFISKRFTKKLRLTPELLVEPFRVATPTSKTIETHRVHRKCKICINEHLFQAELIQLNMVEFDIILGMDWLARNNAMVDCKGKSVRLRTPNKKEVVYHGKSKKRKSLLSASQAWKAMKSGEDIYLAMVNVVKEESELKPEDIPIVREFSDVFPEELPGTVPDREIEFEINLVPGAAPISKVPYRMAPAELKELKEQVQELLDKKHIRPSASPWGAPITIKNKYPLPRIDDLFDQLKGATIFSKLDLRTGYHQLKVRAEDIPKTAFRTRYGHYEFTVMPFGLTNTPAAFMDLMNRVFKPFLDRFIVVFIDDILVYSPSKEDHEEHLRLTLQTLKEKELYAKFKKCEFWLNSVSFLGHVISEAGVSVDPKKVESILDWSKPRNATDIRSFLGLAGYYRKFVEGFSSIAVPLTRLTQKNSKFIWDDNCEKSFQTLKEKLASTPVLVLPTEDKDFTIYSDASKEGLGCDYDLTISYHPGKANKVADALSRRNMSKVALAALSAQPCLREISKWNQDRDPVLVKLKEQAKEAKSQDTQIDDKGVLWMKGRLCLATLYMNNIVRLHGVPASILSDRDPRFVSRFWKSFQQAMGTKVTLSTAYHPQTDGQTERTIQTLEDMLRACALDFSGNWSEHLPLIEFAYNNSFHSSIGMAPYEALYGRKCRSPLYWDEVGEKAITGPELIQETVDKITIIKERLKVAQDRQKSWANLKRRPVEFIAGDKAYLKVSPMKGVV, from the exons ATGGCCGGAAGACCTCCCCGAAACAATCGCAACCCGCGATACGCAAACGTTAACAACCGCAACAACAATGAGGAAGATCCGAATGCTGACGACAATCCACCTCCCAGAGTGGGCCTGAGCCAAGTAGATTTAATGGCTATAGCCACCATAGTGGCAACAACTATCCAGGGTTTGGGAAACCCCAATGGTAACGGTAATCAGCAGCCACAACCACCACCGGCACAGAATGGGATCAAGTATCATTATGAGTCCCTTCGTAAGAACCGTTGCCCAGTGTTCAAGGGAGACGCCGACCCTGAGAGTAGCCAGAGTTGGTTGAAAAGCATGGAAACCCAACTGCGACTGCTAGAGATACCTGAGGCACTTAAGGTAGAGGTGATAGTGCCATTCCTGGAGGATAAGGCAAGCAAGTGGTGGGAAACCGTCTCACCTACCCTGACAGCCGCCAGAGCAATCACTTGGCAACAATTCAGAGATGTCTTTCTCAAACAGTATTTCTCAGCAGAAGTCAGACTTCAGAAACTGAGCGAGTTTGAGAACTTCTCGCAAACTCTAGACATGTCAGTGGTAGATTACACCTCCCAATTCAATGACCTTGGAACTTATGCCCCGACAATCATGGCAGATGAAGTTCTAAAGATGCACATATACAAGAAGGGTTTGATCAGCCGTATCCAATCATCCTTAGCAGTTTACCAACCTACAAGCTTTGCTGATTTAATGGGAGCAGCGATAAGAGCTGAGACGGATATCAAGCGTCGGGAGAACGAGAACAAGAATAAGCGACCTCTTACTGGACAGTCATCTCAAGGGAAGCCACCATTCAAGAGACCGAATCAGTCCAGTGGACCCTTCAAAGGTGCTTCGTCCCACCCAACTTACCAAGAACCAAAGATGTGCCCCAAATGTAATAATCGTCATTCTGGAGAATGCCACCGACAGACGGGAGCATGTTTCAATTGTGGGAAATTAGGGCATCGAATTGCTAACTGCCCCGAGCCATTGAAGAGAAGTACCAAGCCTAATGCTGATGCTAACCTCAACAAGCCAAGGGAGAATAAGCCCAACGCTCGTGTGTTTGCAATAACTCAAGAAGAAGCAGATGATGCAAACGATGTCGTGGCAGGTACCATTTTTGTCAATGAAATGCCAGCTTATGTTTTCTTTGACAGTGGTGCTACTCATTCATTTATATCTAAAAGGTTCACTAAGAAACTAAGGCTTACACCTGAATTACTAGTCGAACCATTTAGAGTAGCAACTCCTACTAGTAAGACAATCGAAACGCATAGAGTGCACCGAAAGTGTAAAATCTGTATCAATGAGCACCTATTCCAAGCAGAATTGATacaactaaacatggtggagTTCGATATCATCTtaggaatggactggttagcaAGAAATAATGCGATGGTAGATTGCAAGGGAAAGAGTGTCAGGCTCCGAACCCCGAACAAAAAAGAAGTCGTATATCATGGCAAATCCAAGAAACGAAAATCACTTCTTTCCGCATCCCAAGcatggaaagccatgaaatctGGAGAAGATATCTATCTAGCTATGGTTAACGTAGTGAAGGAGGAGAGTGAACTTAAACCAGAGGATATCCCTATCGTGCGAGAATTCTCAGACGTCTTTCCAGAGGAACTACCAGGGACAGTCCCGGATCGTGAAATTGAGTTCGAAATCAATTTAGTGCCTGGAGCGGCACCCATCTCCAAGGtaccgtacagaatggcaccagctgAACTTAAGGAGCTAAAGGAGCAAGTTCAAGAATTGTTAGACAAAAAGCATATTCGACCAAGTGCGTCtccatggggagctcca atcactatcaagaacaagtaccctCTTCCGAGAATAGATGACCTGTTCGATCAGCTTAAGGGAGCCACAATATTTTCCAAATTGGATTTGAGAACGGGCTACCACCAattgaaggtcagggctgaagacATCCCAAAGACGGCCTTTCGgacaaggtatggacactacGAATTCACCGTGATGCCCTTTGGTCTGACAAATACACCAGCAGCctttatggacctaatgaacagaGTATTCAAGCCGTTCCTGGATCGGTTCATAGTggtattcattgatgacatccTTGTCTATTCTCCCAGCAAAGAAGATCACGAAGAGCATCTTCGCCTCACTCTACAAACTTTAAAGGAGAAAGAACTCTatgccaagttcaagaaatgtgaattctggctaaaCAGTGTGTCCTTTTTAGGGCATGTGATATCGGaagcaggagtatcagtggatccaaAGAAAGTGGAGTCAATTCTAGATTGGTCGAAACCGAGAAACGCCACAGACATTAGAAGCTTTCTTGGATTGGCAGGCTATTACAGAAAATtcgttgaaggattctcttccaTAGCCGTACCATTAACAAGGCTTACTCAAaagaattctaaattcattTGGGATGACAACTGCGAGAAAAGTTTTCAGACATTGAAAGAAAAGCTCGCGTCTACACCAGTGTTAGTCTTGCCCACTGAAGATAAGGatttcaccatctacagtgacgcaTCGAAGGAAGGGTtgggatgt gattatgacttgaccataagctaccatccaggtAAGGCAAACAAAGTAGCTGATGCTTTGAGTCGGAGGAATATGAGTAAGGTTGCCTTAGCTGCACTCTCCGCTCAACCATGTCTGCGAGAAATCAGCAAGTGGAACCAGGATCGAGACCCAGTTCTAGTAAAACTTAAGGAACAAGCCAAGGAAGCAAAGTCTCAAGATACTCAGATCGACGACAAAGGAGTCctttggatgaaaggacgattgtgt ctagccacattgtacatgaataACATCGTACGATTACATGGGGTTCCAGCCAGCATCTTGTCAGACAGAGACCCGAGGTTTGTATCtcgtttttggaagagttttcaaCAAGCCATGGGAACTAAGGTCACCCTCAGTACGGCCTACCACCCTCAGACCGATGGTcaaacagagaggacaattcaaactttAGAAGACATGCTGAGAGCGTGTGCCCTAGACTTTAGCGGTAATTGGAGTGAACATTTGCCTTTGATTGAGTTTGCTTACAATAACAGTTTTCACAGCAGCATCGGAATGGCGCCGTATGAAGCTCTGTATGGGCGAAAATGTCGGTCAccactatattgggatgaagtaggagaaaagGCCATCACTGGACCCGAattgatccaagaaacagtggataaaatCACTATAATCAAGGAGAGACTTAAAGTGGCACAAGACCGACAGAAAAGTTGGGCTAATTTGAAAAGAAGACCAGTGGAATTCATAGCGGGAGATAAAGCATACTTGAAAGTATCACCAATGAAAGGTGTGGTTTGA